A DNA window from Camelina sativa cultivar DH55 chromosome 17, Cs, whole genome shotgun sequence contains the following coding sequences:
- the LOC104758330 gene encoding uncharacterized protein LOC104758330 isoform X1: MGRSKSKSLCRMSDVAKPHKLSRRWDPPLTVCISCKGQQYVGNRRGNYYYCATCDVEFHEGCHLFPPEIRHPFHLHHPLTLTFLDHDLDSSEIPEIWFGLTLDFYKVKSEGDEEEECASASDGNHSRCKSCRENITYNSDIKYVRFSDITYYHCSVCNFSLHSLCVKDSPPLTIKNLKSHDHTLTLFPRKLPLPCDACGFSLDARNDSVYSCLICNYMVHRRCIYLPRVIKITRHQHRLSYTSSLVPSGDELSCGVCRKLVDVNYGQFSCNKGCHYAVHSKCATNNEVWDGKDLEGVPEEEEEDVEPFVRTDEETIQHFSHDHHYLKIHHANDNHGNKFCEACILPITVSDSFYSCVQCDFVLHETCACLPRIKHHPLHKHPLTLYHLQYPHIKELQSKYYDLGFFVCNGCGRKCCGFMYTCCEKDCVFQLDARCASLPDPIIHDCHPHKHPLFFNLTEGKCMVCKMTSGLRKYLECIECRSFLCLTCATIPLVTHYKYDKHPLTLCCGEENTTDLQYWCEICESEIDARKWFYTCNSCSVTLHDTCLLGDEVYMKPNHMIKMYEGAETSIGIVPNSGNSRPVCDGCRRRCVDTLVVKTSGKNYCTIMCFFDIYYPW; encoded by the coding sequence ATGGGAAGAAGCAAGAGTAAGTCCTTGTGTCGTATGTCTGATGTTGCAAAACCTCACAAACTTTCTCGACGATGGGATCCACCGCTCACCGTCTGCATATCTTGCAAAGGCCAACAATACGTTGGGAATAGGCGTGGTAACTATTACTATTGTGCTACTTGTGATGTTGAATTTCACGAAGGCTGTCACTTGTTTCCTCCAGAGATCAGACACCCTTTCCACCTTCATCACCCGCTCACCCTCACCTTCTTAGATCATGATCTTGATAGCTCTGAGATCCCTGAAATTTGGTTTGGCCTAACCTTGGATTTTTACAAGGTTAAAtctgaaggagatgaagaagaagaatgtgctTCTGCTTCAGATGGGAATCACAGTAGATGCAAATCTTGTCGGGAAAATATTACATATAACAGCGACATCAAGTATGTTCGTTTTTCCGATATAACATATTATCATTGTTCTGTCTGCAATTTCAGTCTACACTCACTTTGCGTAAAGGATTCACCACCTCTCACtattaaaaacctaaaaagccATGACCACACTCTTACCCTCTTCCCAAGAAAACTCCCTTTGCCTTGTGATGCTTGTGGCTTTTCACTTGACGCTCGCAATGATTCAGTTTACTCTTGTCTGATTTGTAACTACATGGTCCATAGAAGATGTATCTACTTACCTCGTGTCATTAAGATCACTCGTCACCAGCATCGACTCTCTTACACTTCCTCCCTTGTTCCTTCTGGTGATGAGCTCTCTTGTGGTGTTTGTCGCAAGCTCGTTGACGTCAACTACGGTCAATTCTCTTGCAACAAGGGATGCCACTATGCTGTCCATTCGAAATGTGCAACAAACAATGAAGTGTGGGATGGGAAAGATCTTGAAGGAgtgcctgaagaagaagaagaagatgttgagcCATTCGTGAGGACTGATGAAGAGACGATACAACATTTCAGTCATGACCATCACTATCTAAAGATCCATCATGCGAATGACAACCATGGAAACAAGTTTTGCGAAGCCTGCATCCTTCCGATAACAGTTTCAGATAGCTTCTACAGCTGTGTCCAATGCGATTTTGTTCTCCACGAAACATGTGCATGCCTTCCTCGCATAAAACACCATCCACTACACAAACACCCGCTCACCCTCTACCATTTACAGTATCCTCATATCAAAGAGCTCCAATCTAAATATTATGATCTAGGTTTCTTTGTGTGTAATGGTTGTGGCCGAAAATGCTGTGGTTTCATGTACACATGTTGTGAAAAGGATTGTGTATTTCAACTAGATGCAAGGTGTGCTTCGCTTCCTGATCCTATAATCCATGACTGCCATCCACATAAGCACCCTCTCTTCTTCAATTTGACCGAAGGTAAATGCATGGTTTGTAAGATGACCTCAGGATTAAGAAAGTACTTAGAATGTATTGAATGCAGGTCCTTTTTGTGTCTTACTTGTGCTACCATACCTCTGGTGACTCACTACAAGTACGATAAACATCCACTCACTCTTTGCTGCGGAGAAGAGAATACAACAGATCTGCAGTACTGGTGCGAGATTTGTGAATCAGAAATAGATGCAAGAAAGTGGTTCTACACATGCAACTCTTGTTCAGTCACTCTTCATGATACTTGTTTACTGGGAGATGAGGTCTACATGAAGCCAAACCATATGATCAAGATGTATGAAGGTGCTGAAACAAGTATTGGTATTGTACCCAACAGTGGTAACTCTAGACCAGTGTGTGATGGATGTAGACGCCGTTGTGTAGACACTTTGGTAGTCAAGACGTCTGGGAAAAACTATTGTACTATCATGTGTTTCTTCGATATATATTATCCATGGTAG
- the LOC104758330 gene encoding uncharacterized protein LOC104758330 isoform X2 produces the protein MGRSKSKSLCRMSDVAKPHKLSRRWDPPLTVCISCKGQQYVGNRRGNYYYCATCDVEFHEGCHLFPPEIRHPFHLHHPLTLTFLDHDLDSSEIPEIWFGLTLDFYKVKSEGDEEEECASASDGNHSRCKSCRENITYNSDIKYVRFSDITYYHCSVCNFSLHSLCVKDSPPLTIKNLKSHDHTLTLFPRKLPLPCDACGFSLDARNDSVYSCLICNYMVHRRCIYLPRVIKITRHQHRLSYTSSLVPSGDELSCGVCRKLVDVNYGQFSCNKGCHYAVHSKCATNNEVWDGKDLEGVPEEEEEDVEPFVRTDEETIQHFSHDHHYLKIHHANDNHGNKFCEACILPITVSDSFYSCVQCDFVLHETCACLPRIKHHPLHKHPLTLYHLQYPHIKELQSKYYDLGFFVCNGCGRKCCGFMYTCCEKDCVFQLDARCASLPDPIIHDCHPHKHPLFFNLTEGPFCVLLVLPYLW, from the exons ATGGGAAGAAGCAAGAGTAAGTCCTTGTGTCGTATGTCTGATGTTGCAAAACCTCACAAACTTTCTCGACGATGGGATCCACCGCTCACCGTCTGCATATCTTGCAAAGGCCAACAATACGTTGGGAATAGGCGTGGTAACTATTACTATTGTGCTACTTGTGATGTTGAATTTCACGAAGGCTGTCACTTGTTTCCTCCAGAGATCAGACACCCTTTCCACCTTCATCACCCGCTCACCCTCACCTTCTTAGATCATGATCTTGATAGCTCTGAGATCCCTGAAATTTGGTTTGGCCTAACCTTGGATTTTTACAAGGTTAAAtctgaaggagatgaagaagaagaatgtgctTCTGCTTCAGATGGGAATCACAGTAGATGCAAATCTTGTCGGGAAAATATTACATATAACAGCGACATCAAGTATGTTCGTTTTTCCGATATAACATATTATCATTGTTCTGTCTGCAATTTCAGTCTACACTCACTTTGCGTAAAGGATTCACCACCTCTCACtattaaaaacctaaaaagccATGACCACACTCTTACCCTCTTCCCAAGAAAACTCCCTTTGCCTTGTGATGCTTGTGGCTTTTCACTTGACGCTCGCAATGATTCAGTTTACTCTTGTCTGATTTGTAACTACATGGTCCATAGAAGATGTATCTACTTACCTCGTGTCATTAAGATCACTCGTCACCAGCATCGACTCTCTTACACTTCCTCCCTTGTTCCTTCTGGTGATGAGCTCTCTTGTGGTGTTTGTCGCAAGCTCGTTGACGTCAACTACGGTCAATTCTCTTGCAACAAGGGATGCCACTATGCTGTCCATTCGAAATGTGCAACAAACAATGAAGTGTGGGATGGGAAAGATCTTGAAGGAgtgcctgaagaagaagaagaagatgttgagcCATTCGTGAGGACTGATGAAGAGACGATACAACATTTCAGTCATGACCATCACTATCTAAAGATCCATCATGCGAATGACAACCATGGAAACAAGTTTTGCGAAGCCTGCATCCTTCCGATAACAGTTTCAGATAGCTTCTACAGCTGTGTCCAATGCGATTTTGTTCTCCACGAAACATGTGCATGCCTTCCTCGCATAAAACACCATCCACTACACAAACACCCGCTCACCCTCTACCATTTACAGTATCCTCATATCAAAGAGCTCCAATCTAAATATTATGATCTAGGTTTCTTTGTGTGTAATGGTTGTGGCCGAAAATGCTGTGGTTTCATGTACACATGTTGTGAAAAGGATTGTGTATTTCAACTAGATGCAAGGTGTGCTTCGCTTCCTGATCCTATAATCCATGACTGCCATCCACATAAGCACCCTCTCTTCTTCAATTTGACCGAAG GTCCTTTTTGTGTCTTACTTGTGCTACCATACCTCTGGTGA
- the LOC104758331 gene encoding alanine--tRNA ligase → MRLVNAAAFLLISSTKPPSRVFYSSHLRRPFLSHFRFSSSYSSSTSSSVAVMPGSEPSEIQWPARRVRDTYFDFFKGKGHKFWPSSPVVPHNDPTLLFANAGMNQYKPIFLGTADPNTELSKLTRACNTQKCIRAGGKHNDLDDVGKDTYHHTFFEMLGNWSFGDYFKNEAIGWAWELLTKVYGLPTDRIYATYFGGDEKAGLQPDNEARDIWLKFLPPGRVLPFGCKDNFWEMGDTGPCGPCTEIHYDRVGNRDAASLVNNDDPTCLEIWNLVFIQFNRESDGSLKPLPAKHVDTGMGFERLTSVLQNKMSNYDTDVFMPIFDDIQKATGARPYSGKVGLEDVDRVDMAYRVVADHIRTLSFAIADGSRPGNEGREYVLRRILRRAVRYGKEILKAEEGFFNGLVSSVIRVMGDVFTELKEHEKKITEIIKEEEASFCKTLAKGIEKFRKAGQAVQGNTLSGEDAFVLWDTYGFPLDLTQLMAEERGLLVDVDGFNKAMDEARERSRSAQNKQAGGTIVMDADATSTLHKTGVAATDDSFKYIWFQEHESELKAIYTGSSFLKSSAACDNVGLVLESTSFYAEQGGQIFDTGLIEGSFGTFNVCNVQIFGGFVIHIGYLSEATGEVSVGDKVICKVDYERRKLIAPNHTCTHMLNYALKEVLGDHIDQKGSIVLPEKLRFDFSHGKPVAPEDLRKIELIVNKQIKDELDVFSKEAVLSEAKRIKGLRAVFGEVYPDPVRVVSIGRQVEDLLADPENNEWSLLSSEFCGGTHITNTREAKAFALLSEEGIAKGIRRVTAVTTECAFKALDAASLLEKEVEDASVAEGSALEKKVSALKSQVDAAIIPAAKKADIRAKIASLQNEVKKAQKRIAEQNLKKSVKVATEAAESAASNGKTFCIIQLDVGLDAAAVREAVSKVMEKKGMSIMVFSTDESTNKAVVCAGVPDKSDQFKQLDVTEWLTNALGPLKGRCGKGKGGLASGQGTDASQVQAALDMASSFASMKLN, encoded by the exons ATGAGATTAGTGAACGCAGCAGCCTTTCTTCTGATATCCTCAACCAAGCCTCCGTCTAGGGTTTTTTACTCTTCCCATCTCCGCCGCCCTTTTCTCTCTCACTTCCGTTTTTCTTCCTCTTACTCTTCGTCGACGTCGTCCTCCGTCGCAGTCATGCCGGGTTCCGAACCATCGGAGATTCAGTGGCCAGCGAGGAGAGTCAGGGATACATATTTCGATTTCTTCAAAGGCAAAGGCCACAAGTTCTGGCCATCGAGCCCCGTTGTTCCTCATAATGATCCTACTCTTCTGTTCGCTAACGCTG GAATGAACCAGTATAAGCCTATATTTTTGGGAACCGCCGACCCAAATACGGAGCTCAGCAAGCTAACTCGGGCATGTAACACTCAAAAGTGTATTCGTGCTGGTGGAAAGCATAATGATTTGGACGATGTCGGCAAAGATACTTACCATCACACGTTCTTTGAAATGCTTGGTAACTGGTCATTTGGAGATTATTTCAAGAACGAAGCTATCGGATGGGCTTGGGAGCTCTTGACTAAG GTCTATGGGCTACCGACTGATCGAATTTACGCTACCTATTTTGGCGGTGATGAGAAAGCTGGCCTTCAACCCGATAATGAGGCTAGAGATATATGGTTGAAGTTTCTTCCACCTGGACGTGTACTACCCTTTGGTTGCAAA GATAATTTCTGGGAAATGGGTGACACAGGTCCCTGTGGACCTTGTACTGAAATACATTATGATCGTGTCGGTAACCGTGATGCTGCATCCTTAGTTAACAATGACGATCCAACATGCTTAGAAATATGGAATCTTGTCTTTATTCAG ttCAACAGAGAAAGTGATGGCTCGCTAAAACCTCTGCCTGCTAAGCATGTTGATACCGGAATGGGCTTCGAGAGGTTGACTTCTGTTCTTCAGAACAAAATGAGCAACTATGATACAGATGTGTTCATGCCTATCTTTGATGACATTCAAAAG GCCACTGGAGCTAGGCCATATTCTGGAAAAGTTGGTCTGGAAGATGTCGACAGAGTTGACATGGCATATAGAGTGGTTGCTGATCATATTAGGACCCTATCATTTGCTATTGCGGATGGCTCTCGTCCTG GTAATGAGGGCCGTGAGTATGTTCTGCGGCGTATTCTCCGTCGAGCAGTTCGCTATGGAAAGGAGATCCTAAAAGCTGAAGAAGGGTTTTTCAACGG GCTTGTAAGTTCTGTTATTCGGGTGATGGGCGATGTCTTTACAGAGTTGAAGGAACATGAGAAAAAGATCACAGAGATTATAAAAGAAGAGGAAGCAAGCTTTTGCAAAACCTTGGCGAAG GGAATTGAGAAATTTCGGAAAGCTGGGCAGGCGGTTCAGGGAAATACACTGAGTGGAGAG GATGCTTTTGTGTTATGGGATACATATGGTTTCCCGTTAGATTTGACTCAG TTAATGGCTGAAGAAAGAGGGTTGCTGGTTGATGTTGATGGTTTCAACAAAGCCATGGATGAGGCGAGGGAAAGATCAAGAAGTGCTCAGAATAAG CAAGCTGGTGGCACCATTGTTATGGATGCTGATGCTACATCAACATTGCACAAGACTGGTGTGGCAGCAACAGACGATTCTTTTAAGTACATTTGGTTCCAG GAGCACGAGAGTGAACTAAAGGCAATCTACACTGGCTCCTCTTTCCTGAAAAGTTCAGCTGCTTGTGATAACGTGGGACTAGTATTGGAGTCTACAAGTTTCTATGCTGAGCAGGGTGGTCAG ATTTTTGACACGGGACTTATAGAAGGCTCATTTGGTACATTCAATGTATGCAATGTCCAAATATTTGGGGGCTTTGTTATTCATATTGGGTATCTATCTGAAGCAACTGGAGAGGTATCTGTGGGGGATAAAGTGATTTGCAAG GTTGACTATGAGAGACGTAAACTCATCGCTCCTAATCATACTTGTACACATATGTTGAATTATGCCCTGAAG GAAGTGCTGGGGGATCATATTGATCAGAAGGGATCAATAGTTCTTCCTGAAAAACTGCGATTTGATTTTTCCCACG GCAAGCCGGTTGCTCCTGAAGATTTGAGAAAGATCGAATTGATAGTGAATAAACAGATCAAGGATGAATTGGATGTATTTTCCAAGGAAGCAGTGCTTTCTGAAGCCAAGCGCATCAAAGGTCTAAGAGCAGTGTTTGGAGAA GTCTACCCTGATCCTGTCAGAGTGGTGTCAATTGGGAGACAAGTTGAGGATCTCTTGGCTGATCCTGAAAACAATGAATGGTCATTGCTTTCTTCTGAATTTTGTGGAG GAACCCACATAACAAACACCCGCGAAGCCAAAGCGTTTGCACTTCTATCGGAGGAGGGAATTGCTAAAGGTATTCGTAGGGTAACTGCTGTAACTACTGAATGTGCCTTTAAAGCATTGGATGCGGCTTCCTTACTTGAAAAAGAAGTAGAGGATGCGTCCGTGGCAGAGGGAAGTGCATTGGAAAAG AAAGTTTCTGCTTTGAAAAGCCAAGTAGACGCAGCAATTATCCCAGCAGCTAAAAAGGCAGATATCAGGGCTAAGATTGCTTCGCTTCAG AATGAAGTAAAAAAGGCTCAGAAGAGAATAGCGGAACAAAACCTGAAGAAATCTGTCAAAGTAGCAACAGAGGCGGCGGAGTCTGCAGCATCAAATGGGAAGACTTTCTGCATAATCCAGCTAGATGTGGGTCTTGATGCAGCAGCTGTGCGAGAGGCGGTTTCAAAAGTCATGGAAAAGAAG GGAATGTCGATAATGGTGTTCAGCACAGATGAAAGCACAAACAAGGCGGTTGTGTGTGCAGGAGTCCCAGACAAATCAGATCAGTTCAAGCAGCTAGACGTCACAGAATGGTTGACAAATGCATTGGGTCCTCTAAAAGGCCGATGCGGGAAAGGGAAAGGTGGTCTTGCATCAGGACAG gGAACGGATGCTTCCCAGGTGCAGGCGGCTTTGGATATGGCTTCATCATTTGCATCAATGAAACTTAACTGA